Proteins encoded together in one Desulfosporosinus meridiei DSM 13257 window:
- a CDS encoding PepSY1/2 domain-containing protein: MHRKLWIGAMALALLISLGWGWNEYRLAGEYRLAAENNNRRALNDFASHLDLLETDLAKGNVANTPAQKILYLSQVSSKSEAALKDFAQIPAQQTGLSYVGQFLTQSGEFARILAQRVAGGGTITSEEETTLKDMHERLMPVNQQVQELILRMDTERLVWTDPDPSWRQRLGLGTKVAEASADGSEAPSKSVRSGLDQLDAELQKLPPFSYTGEYATRVVAKPLGLPAGEVTKDQALDKARDFLNKIGYADATPEFSGESQTELACYIFNYKESYLEVSRQGGVITLYRDQRAIEPRTLSIDAAASKAKAVLQALGWQQVVITSSEEFGSYVQFDAVYEKDGVRIYPDKVRLMISLDNGQLVGYDAVPYYAFHHARTFPTKLSMEQAVRKLRPNFQVLESRLAVIPKRGNQEIYSYEFRGRYQGEEYLIYLNATNGSEEKIQRIIKTPRGEYLK, from the coding sequence ATGCACAGAAAGCTTTGGATAGGTGCTATGGCATTAGCCTTGTTAATTTCACTGGGCTGGGGTTGGAATGAATATCGATTAGCGGGGGAATACCGGCTTGCAGCAGAAAATAATAACCGAAGGGCTCTTAACGATTTTGCAAGCCACCTGGATCTGTTGGAGACTGATTTAGCGAAAGGAAATGTAGCTAATACCCCGGCCCAAAAGATTCTTTACTTAAGCCAAGTCTCTAGCAAAAGTGAAGCAGCCCTCAAGGATTTTGCCCAAATCCCTGCCCAGCAGACAGGGCTGAGTTATGTAGGGCAATTCTTAACACAATCAGGTGAATTTGCTCGAATTTTAGCTCAAAGAGTTGCTGGGGGAGGAACGATTACTTCTGAAGAAGAGACAACCCTGAAAGATATGCATGAACGTTTGATGCCAGTTAATCAACAAGTTCAAGAATTAATTCTTAGAATGGATACAGAAAGGTTAGTTTGGACAGACCCTGATCCATCCTGGAGGCAACGTCTTGGACTAGGCACTAAAGTTGCTGAGGCTTCAGCCGATGGCTCAGAAGCTCCTTCAAAATCAGTACGCTCTGGTTTAGATCAGCTGGATGCGGAATTGCAAAAGCTTCCTCCGTTTTCGTATACGGGAGAGTATGCTACTAGAGTTGTTGCAAAACCATTGGGTCTCCCTGCAGGGGAAGTAACAAAAGATCAAGCCCTTGACAAGGCCAGGGATTTCTTAAATAAAATTGGGTATGCTGATGCAACACCGGAGTTTTCCGGAGAATCGCAAACTGAGCTTGCCTGTTATATTTTCAATTACAAAGAATCTTATTTGGAAGTTAGTCGTCAAGGTGGGGTTATTACACTCTATCGCGATCAAAGAGCGATTGAACCTAGGACACTTAGCATAGATGCTGCAGCCAGTAAAGCCAAGGCTGTTTTACAAGCTTTAGGTTGGCAACAAGTAGTGATAACGTCAAGTGAAGAGTTTGGATCCTATGTTCAATTTGATGCAGTGTATGAAAAGGATGGGGTGAGGATTTACCCCGACAAGGTAAGGCTAATGATCTCTTTGGATAATGGTCAGCTGGTAGGATATGATGCTGTACCTTATTATGCATTTCATCATGCACGAACATTTCCGACAAAACTTTCAATGGAACAGGCTGTACGTAAGTTGCGACCGAATTTCCAGGTATTAGAGAGCCGCTTAGCCGTCATTCCTAAAAGAGGGAATCAGGAAATTTACAGTTATGAGTTTCGAGGTCGTTATCAGGGGGAAGAATACCTTATATATTTAAATGCAACGAATGGTTCGGAGGAGAAAATCCAACGGATTATTAAGACTCCGCGAGGAGAATACCTTAAGTAA
- a CDS encoding response regulator, translating to MWGVAKILVVDDQLGVRRLLFETFREDQHEVEMAANGEEAVELLKSFKPNLILMDMKMPGMNGIETLRQIRSLDLQVGVIMMTAYGDAQNMEQAKELGILHYLGKPFDLFELRERVREILIKA from the coding sequence ATGTGGGGAGTGGCTAAGATTCTTGTAGTAGATGACCAACTTGGTGTGCGTCGCCTACTCTTTGAGACCTTCCGAGAGGATCAGCACGAGGTTGAGATGGCTGCGAATGGAGAAGAGGCTGTTGAATTATTGAAATCATTTAAGCCTAATCTTATTTTAATGGACATGAAGATGCCGGGGATGAACGGGATTGAAACTTTAAGGCAAATTCGTTCTTTAGACCTTCAAGTCGGCGTGATTATGATGACAGCCTATGGCGATGCTCAAAATATGGAGCAAGCTAAGGAACTTGGAATTCTCCATTATCTGGGCAAGCCTTTTGATTTATTTGAATTGAGAGAACGGGTAAGAGAGATATTAATTAAGGCTTAA
- the rpoE gene encoding DNA-directed RNA polymerase subunit delta: MTHSLSRKDKPTEADIAYEVLKTQGNPMHYQNLIEVVLQRLGISPEAIRVAAALTQINLDTRFTFLGKGEWGLKVWEPAKTSRRAPAVTLINKGSLDEDDKSDSEDLEDESLDEDISETDEVFDEADEGQRGEKW, encoded by the coding sequence TTGACCCACTCTTTAAGTAGAAAAGACAAACCAACGGAAGCAGATATTGCATATGAGGTTCTGAAAACCCAGGGTAATCCGATGCATTATCAAAATCTAATCGAAGTAGTGCTTCAACGTTTAGGAATTTCTCCAGAGGCTATACGGGTAGCTGCGGCGCTCACCCAGATTAATCTAGACACAAGATTTACATTCCTCGGAAAGGGCGAATGGGGATTAAAGGTTTGGGAGCCTGCAAAAACCTCGCGTCGGGCACCGGCGGTAACTCTGATAAACAAGGGTTCTTTGGATGAAGATGATAAATCTGATTCGGAGGATTTAGAGGATGAATCCTTGGACGAGGATATTTCCGAAACGGATGAAGTTTTTGATGAAGCGGATGAAGGTCAACGTGGAGAAAAGTGGTAG
- a CDS encoding CTP synthase: MTKFIFVTGGVVSSLGKGIAAASLGCLLKNRGFKVAIQKFDPYINIDPGTMSPYQHGEVFVTDDGAETDLDLGHYERFIDVPVSKNSNVTTGKVYWSVIRKERKGDYLGGTVQVIPHITNEIKERVYRVARESHPDFVITEIGGTVGDIESLPFLEAIRQMKNDIGRENVIYIHVTLVPYLAMSGELKTKPTQHSVKELRGIGIQPSIIVCRTEKALSKEMKEKLALLCDVDLEAVVQCLDASTIYEVPLMLQAEGFDDIVLRSAGLEAPAADMTEWKNMVDKIKSPTREIEIAIVGKYVALPDAYLSVAEALRSAGTEHGAKIKIRWIDSENIEEESAEKYLAGVDGILVPGGFGNRGIEGKIEAIRYAREGKIPFLGICLGMQTAIIEIARNLCGMERANSTEFDADTPYPVIDILPEQKDIEDKGGTMRLGISPAKLVEGSKAYQAYQDQVVYERHRHRYEVNNQFRAELEKVGLRFSGTSLDGRLVEISEFLDHPWFVASQFHPEFKSRPNRAHPLFREFIRATLSK; the protein is encoded by the coding sequence ATGACAAAATTTATTTTCGTAACTGGCGGAGTGGTGTCTTCCCTTGGCAAAGGAATCGCTGCCGCATCCCTGGGTTGTCTTCTGAAAAATAGGGGTTTTAAAGTGGCAATTCAAAAGTTTGACCCCTATATTAACATTGACCCCGGGACAATGAGTCCATACCAACACGGTGAAGTGTTTGTTACGGATGATGGGGCAGAGACAGATTTAGACCTAGGCCACTATGAGCGCTTCATCGATGTGCCGGTCTCGAAGAACAGTAATGTTACAACGGGTAAGGTCTACTGGTCGGTTATACGAAAAGAGCGTAAAGGGGATTATTTAGGAGGAACAGTTCAAGTTATTCCTCATATCACCAATGAGATTAAAGAGCGGGTTTATCGAGTTGCTCGAGAGAGTCATCCTGACTTTGTAATTACTGAAATTGGTGGTACCGTTGGAGACATTGAGTCTTTGCCGTTTCTGGAAGCTATCCGCCAAATGAAAAATGACATTGGACGAGAAAATGTTATTTATATTCATGTCACCCTAGTGCCATACTTGGCTATGTCTGGTGAATTGAAGACAAAACCAACTCAGCACTCTGTTAAAGAATTGCGTGGAATTGGTATTCAGCCTTCAATAATTGTTTGTCGAACAGAAAAGGCCCTTTCTAAAGAGATGAAGGAAAAGTTAGCGTTGCTATGTGACGTGGATTTAGAAGCAGTTGTACAGTGTCTGGATGCCTCAACCATTTACGAAGTTCCCCTTATGCTTCAAGCGGAAGGCTTTGATGATATTGTCCTGCGCAGTGCAGGTCTTGAAGCCCCTGCAGCCGACATGACCGAGTGGAAAAATATGGTTGATAAGATTAAATCTCCAACTCGTGAGATCGAGATTGCAATTGTAGGTAAATATGTTGCACTTCCAGATGCTTATCTAAGCGTAGCAGAAGCTTTGCGGTCTGCGGGAACTGAGCATGGTGCTAAAATCAAAATTCGTTGGATTGATTCTGAGAACATTGAAGAAGAATCGGCTGAAAAGTACTTAGCAGGCGTGGATGGAATCCTGGTTCCAGGAGGTTTTGGAAACCGAGGGATTGAAGGAAAAATTGAAGCAATTCGCTATGCAAGAGAAGGTAAAATTCCCTTTTTAGGTATTTGCTTAGGAATGCAAACAGCAATCATAGAAATCGCCCGTAATCTGTGCGGTATGGAACGAGCTAACAGCACAGAGTTTGATGCAGATACACCTTACCCAGTCATTGATATTCTTCCGGAGCAAAAGGACATAGAAGACAAGGGTGGCACCATGCGTTTAGGAATTTCTCCTGCGAAACTGGTAGAGGGCAGTAAAGCCTATCAAGCTTATCAAGACCAAGTTGTTTATGAACGTCATCGTCATCGGTATGAGGTTAACAACCAGTTCCGAGCAGAGTTAGAGAAGGTAGGATTAAGGTTTTCAGGAACGTCTCTCGATGGACGGTTAGTTGAAATTTCAGAGTTCCTCGATCATCCTTGGTTTGTCGCTTCTCAGTTCCATCCAGAGTTTAAATCACGACCGAATAGAGCACACCCGCTGTTTAGGGAGTTTATACGGGCGACGCTTTCGAAATAA
- a CDS encoding DUF1934 domain-containing protein codes for MQKNATVQIKGTQKYPEGQEDQQELLTFGKFYERNGVFYVVYKEEGKNTTDLGEVTTFITIKAGAVILNRKGAVDLTQEFRKGILNNSIYTTCYGKLWLSVLPHKVESDLTVHGGRISLEYDLFVDDKLVSHNGLSVNVKEDIP; via the coding sequence ATGCAAAAAAATGCAACAGTTCAAATCAAAGGAACACAAAAATATCCAGAAGGGCAAGAAGATCAACAGGAATTGCTGACCTTTGGGAAGTTTTATGAACGAAACGGAGTCTTTTATGTAGTATATAAGGAAGAGGGAAAGAATACTACGGATCTGGGTGAGGTGACAACATTTATAACGATAAAAGCAGGAGCCGTTATCTTAAATCGCAAGGGTGCCGTGGATTTGACCCAAGAATTTAGGAAGGGAATACTTAACAACAGTATTTATACTACCTGCTACGGGAAACTATGGTTAAGCGTCTTACCCCACAAAGTAGAGTCTGACTTGACAGTCCATGGGGGACGTATTAGTCTAGAATATGACCTTTTTGTCGATGATAAGTTGGTAAGTCACAATGGTCTGTCGGTAAACGTAAAGGAGGATATCCCTTAA
- the sleB gene encoding spore cortex-lytic enzyme, protein MKVHIRHWRMVITIGLLLSITLSGFAYAALGDRLLGRGSKGSEVTELQKRLVQLGYVVGTVDGKYGSKTEAAIQRFQKEHGLRVDGLAGTQTIKELIRLTGQSTNASGKAVGYKNIDTNLLARTVNAEARGEPYIGQVAVAAVILNRIADPAFPKTVADIVYQPRAFSSVDDGQINLAPSASAIRAAQEAVNGSDPSGGALFFFNPAKTSNKYIWSRPQIKQIGNHIFTK, encoded by the coding sequence ATGAAAGTACACATTAGGCATTGGAGGATGGTTATTACCATCGGATTATTACTTAGCATAACTCTGTCTGGTTTTGCCTACGCAGCTTTAGGTGATCGGTTACTAGGCAGAGGGAGTAAGGGGTCTGAAGTAACGGAGTTGCAAAAAAGGTTGGTTCAGTTAGGTTATGTTGTTGGAACCGTTGATGGTAAATACGGATCCAAAACTGAAGCAGCGATACAACGCTTTCAAAAGGAGCATGGGCTGAGAGTCGATGGATTAGCTGGAACACAGACTATAAAGGAGCTTATTCGCTTAACTGGGCAAAGCACTAATGCATCAGGAAAGGCTGTAGGTTATAAAAACATTGACACTAATCTGTTGGCTCGAACTGTAAATGCTGAGGCGAGGGGAGAACCATACATTGGACAAGTGGCAGTTGCTGCGGTGATCCTGAATCGGATTGCGGATCCTGCCTTTCCCAAAACAGTTGCAGATATTGTCTATCAACCGAGAGCCTTCTCAAGTGTAGATGATGGTCAAATCAACTTAGCTCCTTCAGCATCAGCGATCCGTGCAGCACAAGAAGCAGTAAATGGCTCAGACCCCTCTGGTGGAGCACTTTTCTTTTTTAATCCGGCGAAAACCTCAAATAAATACATTTGGTCACGGCCACAGATTAAACAAATAGGAAATCATATATTTACGAAGTAG
- the alr gene encoding alanine racemase — translation MSGTWIEVDLDAIVNNYQEIIKRLHPKARCMAVVKADAYGLGAVQVALALEQAGCEAFAVTKVEEGLILRKSGIKGLILVLGPTTQEEWPEAIKSQLQLTITELSLIPKLNEVCLGLHQDVHVQLKLETGMGRTGFRSAELGELSKLLGNADRLKVRGVYTHFARAAQRDKRYTSEQYATFKALITRLEELGIDPEWKHVCNSAAYLDYPEWHLDFVRIGTLLIGHYPGPGFSGKLSLEDPWIAKSRIVHLRQVPKGTYVGYQSIYRTKSVTQLAVIPVGYADGLGVAPHFVPQGWVDFIKIVIKNFAALIGIFLGQERVELGGRTVRVAGKIGMQLTVLDVGMQDCTLGDEVRIPLRRTLANPRIHRKYKQGGRILSERTIEEGLSTTNTEYSR, via the coding sequence ATGTCTGGAACATGGATCGAAGTGGACTTGGATGCCATAGTAAATAATTATCAAGAAATAATTAAGCGCCTCCATCCTAAAGCAAGATGTATGGCAGTTGTAAAGGCTGATGCCTATGGGTTAGGTGCGGTTCAAGTAGCACTTGCCTTAGAGCAAGCAGGATGTGAGGCTTTTGCGGTTACCAAGGTTGAAGAGGGTCTAATCTTACGTAAAAGTGGGATAAAGGGACTCATCTTAGTGCTTGGGCCAACCACCCAAGAAGAATGGCCGGAGGCCATTAAATCACAATTACAATTAACGATCACAGAGTTATCACTCATTCCGAAACTGAATGAGGTCTGTCTCGGCTTGCATCAGGATGTCCATGTACAGCTAAAACTGGAAACAGGTATGGGCAGAACCGGCTTTCGGTCGGCCGAGCTTGGTGAACTATCTAAATTACTAGGGAATGCTGATCGTTTAAAGGTCAGGGGAGTATATACTCATTTTGCTCGGGCTGCCCAGAGGGATAAACGCTATACTTCGGAACAATATGCAACGTTTAAAGCCTTAATTACTCGCTTGGAGGAATTAGGTATTGATCCTGAATGGAAACATGTTTGTAACAGTGCTGCTTATCTGGATTATCCTGAGTGGCACCTTGACTTTGTGCGCATTGGTACCCTCCTAATTGGTCATTACCCGGGGCCGGGCTTTAGTGGGAAATTATCATTAGAAGACCCTTGGATTGCTAAGAGCCGAATTGTTCACTTGCGCCAAGTTCCAAAAGGGACATATGTAGGGTATCAAAGTATTTATCGTACTAAGTCAGTTACTCAGCTGGCGGTAATACCGGTAGGATATGCTGATGGCCTAGGAGTGGCCCCTCATTTTGTTCCGCAAGGATGGGTGGATTTTATAAAAATAGTCATAAAAAATTTTGCTGCCTTAATAGGTATTTTTCTTGGTCAAGAACGAGTAGAATTAGGGGGACGGACTGTTCGTGTTGCCGGGAAAATCGGAATGCAGCTTACAGTACTTGACGTTGGAATGCAAGATTGTACGTTAGGAGATGAGGTTAGAATCCCATTGCGAAGGACATTAGCGAATCCACGGATACATAGAAAATATAAACAAGGCGGACGAATTTTGTCAGAAAGAACTATTGAAGAAGGACTTTCAACCACAAATACAGAATATTCACGTTAG
- a CDS encoding NfeD family protein has product MSQSIIIALILLGIALLAIEIFVIPGFGVSGILGIAALISGIFLVTDSFLEGLLFTAGALIVLGILIYLSFKSPRTQRLWKKFSLSTRQTPKEGYVAPKPQYEMYLGQVGIALTQLRPAGTGDFDGVKLDVVTEGGFIGLGTTIKIIGVEGSRIIVREEKL; this is encoded by the coding sequence GTGTCGCAGAGTATTATTATTGCGCTGATTCTACTAGGAATCGCTTTGTTGGCAATTGAGATTTTTGTTATTCCCGGGTTTGGAGTCAGTGGTATTTTGGGGATAGCTGCATTAATCTCGGGCATATTTTTAGTGACAGATTCTTTTTTAGAAGGATTGTTATTCACTGCTGGAGCGCTGATCGTTTTGGGCATTCTCATTTACCTAAGTTTTAAATCACCCAGAACTCAGAGGTTGTGGAAGAAGTTCTCTTTAAGTACTCGTCAAACGCCAAAGGAAGGGTATGTTGCCCCAAAACCTCAGTATGAAATGTACCTAGGTCAAGTCGGGATAGCTCTAACTCAATTACGCCCAGCGGGAACAGGTGATTTTGATGGTGTTAAGTTAGACGTTGTCACGGAAGGGGGCTTTATAGGATTAGGAACAACTATTAAGATTATCGGAGTCGAGGGATCTCGAATCATTGTTCGGGAAGAAAAATTATAG
- the floA gene encoding flotillin-like protein FloA (flotillin-like protein involved in membrane lipid rafts): protein MNPLYITLAMFFLGFIVLSVILTFIPVGLWISALAAGVNVGIFNLIGMRLRRVVPSKIVSPMIKGHKAGLTVTTDQLEAHYLAGGNVDRVVNALIAAERAAIPLLFERAAAIDLAGRDVLQAVQMSVNPKVIETPVVSAVAQNGIELRVRAKVTVRANIDRLVGGAGEETIIARVGEGIVTSIGSSESHKAVLERPELISQTVLAKGLDAGTAFEILSIDMADVDVGKNIGAQLQMDQAEADKRIAQAKAEERRAMAVAKEQEMRASVEEMRAKVVEAESEVPKAMAQALRDGKLGVMDYYNMQNIISDTQMRGTIAQAGKSDSGNDSTTKK, encoded by the coding sequence ATGAATCCATTATATATAACTCTGGCTATGTTTTTTCTGGGTTTTATTGTCTTAAGTGTTATTTTAACCTTCATCCCTGTTGGGCTCTGGATATCCGCATTGGCGGCAGGAGTTAATGTTGGAATTTTCAATTTGATTGGTATGCGATTAAGAAGAGTAGTCCCGTCTAAAATTGTAAGTCCGATGATTAAAGGGCATAAAGCCGGCTTGACGGTTACTACAGATCAACTTGAAGCGCACTACTTGGCAGGCGGAAATGTAGATAGAGTCGTAAATGCTTTGATTGCTGCGGAAAGAGCAGCTATTCCGCTGCTTTTCGAACGTGCGGCAGCTATCGATTTAGCAGGACGGGATGTTCTGCAGGCTGTACAAATGTCAGTTAATCCAAAAGTAATTGAGACCCCTGTTGTATCTGCGGTTGCTCAAAACGGAATTGAACTTAGAGTTAGGGCAAAAGTAACCGTGAGAGCTAATATCGATAGACTTGTCGGTGGTGCCGGTGAAGAAACAATTATTGCACGGGTTGGGGAAGGTATCGTAACCAGTATTGGTTCATCCGAATCCCATAAAGCCGTATTAGAAAGGCCGGAGCTGATTTCTCAAACAGTTTTGGCAAAGGGACTTGATGCGGGAACGGCTTTTGAAATCCTATCCATTGATATGGCGGATGTTGATGTAGGAAAGAATATTGGGGCACAACTCCAGATGGATCAGGCTGAAGCAGACAAACGTATTGCTCAGGCAAAAGCTGAGGAACGTCGTGCTATGGCTGTTGCGAAAGAACAAGAAATGAGAGCATCAGTTGAAGAAATGCGGGCAAAGGTTGTTGAAGCAGAATCTGAAGTACCAAAAGCTATGGCCCAAGCTTTAAGAGATGGCAAGCTTGGTGTAATGGATTATTACAATATGCAAAATATTATTTCGGACACCCAAATGAGAGGAACCATTGCTCAAGCGGGTAAATCTGACTCAGGCAATGATAGCACAACCAAGAAGTAG
- the argS gene encoding arginine--tRNA ligase translates to MSLYENIKTKITNHLVEAANKAKAVGELNFEELPSFVLEEPREKQRGDLASNLAMVLAKQAKRSPRDIAAALIKHMETSGTWIESSEIAGAGFINFRLNPAWLTGVITEVLKAGESYGEGDIGKGQKLQVEFVSANPTGLLHMGNARGAALGDSLASLLSKAGYEVTREFYINDAGNQIHNFGLSLESRYLQQLGEDVPFPEGGYHGEDLIDTIKGLIAKVGDKYLSVEPGLRRELMVRYALDEKMRNIRETLEDFGVTYDVWFNEQSLHDSGAVRSTMEDLENKGYIYEKEGAHWLKSTQFGDEKDEVVIRSNGSPTYFAADIAYHRNKFDRGFNKVINIWGADHHGHVARMKGAMSALGYDSENLQIILMQLVRLIQNGEVVKMSKRSGQYITLRELMDEVGKDAARFFFILRDPDSTVEFDMDLAKSQSSDNPVYYVQYAFARLCSILRQAEELGTLNIPPTEEELLCLNSTEERELLKKMADYPSEIIVAARLMEPHRLARYVLDLAGLFHTFYNSQRVLVEDEALRRARLSLVRAVKQIVGNVLNILGVSAPERM, encoded by the coding sequence ATGAGTCTCTACGAGAATATAAAGACAAAGATTACAAACCATTTAGTTGAAGCTGCAAATAAGGCCAAAGCAGTTGGGGAATTGAATTTTGAGGAATTGCCAAGTTTCGTTTTAGAGGAACCAAGAGAAAAGCAACGGGGAGACTTGGCCTCGAATCTAGCTATGGTGTTGGCTAAGCAAGCAAAGCGTTCTCCTCGAGATATTGCGGCTGCACTTATTAAGCATATGGAAACTAGCGGAACGTGGATAGAATCCTCTGAAATTGCAGGAGCTGGTTTTATTAACTTTCGCTTAAACCCTGCCTGGCTCACCGGGGTTATTACAGAGGTGTTAAAAGCTGGGGAAAGTTACGGAGAAGGGGATATTGGAAAGGGCCAAAAGTTACAAGTAGAGTTTGTTAGCGCTAATCCTACTGGATTACTGCATATGGGTAATGCCCGAGGGGCAGCCTTGGGCGACAGTTTGGCTTCATTACTGTCAAAGGCCGGGTACGAGGTTACCCGAGAATTCTATATCAATGATGCTGGAAACCAAATACATAATTTTGGTTTATCCCTGGAATCCAGGTATTTGCAGCAACTCGGTGAGGATGTCCCTTTTCCGGAAGGTGGTTATCACGGCGAAGACCTGATTGACACAATCAAGGGTTTGATTGCTAAAGTAGGGGATAAGTACTTATCCGTTGAACCGGGACTAAGAAGAGAGTTGATGGTTCGCTATGCCTTAGATGAAAAAATGAGGAATATTCGAGAAACCTTAGAGGACTTCGGAGTCACCTATGATGTGTGGTTTAACGAACAATCTCTGCATGATTCAGGAGCAGTTCGTTCAACGATGGAAGACCTGGAGAATAAAGGTTACATTTACGAAAAGGAAGGCGCTCACTGGCTTAAGTCCACACAATTTGGTGATGAAAAAGATGAGGTAGTCATTAGAAGTAATGGTTCCCCAACTTATTTTGCTGCTGATATTGCTTATCATCGCAATAAGTTTGACCGCGGGTTTAACAAAGTCATCAACATTTGGGGGGCAGATCACCATGGGCATGTCGCGCGAATGAAAGGTGCCATGTCTGCTTTAGGGTATGATTCCGAAAATCTGCAAATAATTCTTATGCAACTAGTCCGTCTTATCCAAAATGGTGAAGTAGTAAAAATGTCTAAACGTTCCGGTCAGTACATTACATTGCGGGAATTGATGGACGAAGTCGGAAAAGATGCTGCGCGGTTTTTCTTTATTCTAAGGGATCCTGATTCTACCGTGGAGTTTGATATGGATCTAGCTAAATCACAGTCATCGGATAACCCGGTTTATTATGTTCAGTATGCATTTGCCCGCCTATGCAGTATTTTGCGCCAAGCTGAGGAGTTAGGCACCTTGAATATTCCTCCTACAGAAGAGGAACTTTTGTGCTTAAACAGCACTGAGGAACGGGAATTGCTGAAAAAGATGGCGGATTACCCAAGTGAAATCATCGTCGCGGCACGTTTAATGGAACCCCATAGACTTGCCCGTTATGTCCTTGATTTAGCAGGACTCTTTCATACTTTTTATAATAGTCAGCGTGTACTTGTTGAAGATGAAGCTTTGCGAAGAGCACGTTTGAGCTTGGTTAGAGCTGTAAAGCAAATTGTAGGTAATGTATTAAATATACTAGGCGTATCAGCCCCAGAAAGAATGTAA
- a CDS encoding lipid II:glycine glycyltransferase FemX, translating into MTYIARWIDKSEHTRFNEFLAKHPKGHVLQTWEWGEIKSRTGWLPWRLIIEKNQEIVAAISILERKIPVVGIPIFYASRGPVVDWKNTELFDLVLAEIKKLAKKRGAIFLKVDPDLPSSEKELEQYLISRGFKSAESGKGFEGVQPKYVFRLDISPDEQTLLNNMQQKTRYNIRLAQKKGVQIRKGTREDLPEFYRVLKETTERDRFLVRAYSYFEDLYDSLVPVGLGELFIAEYEGNIISGTLAFVIGNKAWYIYGASSNAHRNVMPNYLIQWEMIRWAKSLGCTLYDFRGVPGHLTEENPLYGLYRFKKGFNGEYTEFIGEWDLVYRPITYFLWNHLEPLYSDVLKGVIAKLRRVRRR; encoded by the coding sequence ATGACCTATATTGCTAGGTGGATCGATAAAAGTGAGCATACACGCTTTAATGAGTTTTTGGCAAAACACCCCAAAGGACATGTGCTTCAAACTTGGGAGTGGGGGGAAATCAAAAGCAGGACGGGATGGCTTCCTTGGCGATTAATTATTGAAAAGAACCAAGAAATTGTGGCAGCAATCTCAATACTTGAAAGAAAGATCCCCGTGGTGGGAATTCCTATTTTTTATGCTTCCAGAGGTCCGGTGGTGGATTGGAAGAATACTGAGTTGTTTGATTTGGTTTTAGCTGAGATTAAAAAGCTAGCTAAAAAACGCGGCGCGATTTTCTTAAAGGTCGATCCTGATTTGCCATCTTCAGAAAAAGAGTTAGAACAGTACTTAATATCCAGAGGTTTTAAGTCGGCTGAGAGTGGGAAGGGTTTTGAAGGAGTTCAGCCTAAGTATGTGTTTCGCTTAGATATTTCCCCGGACGAGCAGACTCTTCTTAATAATATGCAGCAAAAAACCCGGTATAATATTCGTTTGGCCCAGAAGAAAGGGGTTCAAATCCGCAAAGGAACTCGTGAGGATTTGCCGGAGTTCTATCGTGTTCTCAAAGAGACTACTGAACGTGACCGCTTTTTAGTACGAGCTTATTCTTATTTTGAAGATCTCTATGACTCGCTGGTTCCTGTGGGGTTAGGAGAATTATTTATTGCTGAGTATGAGGGAAATATTATTTCCGGCACATTGGCCTTTGTCATTGGAAATAAAGCTTGGTATATATATGGGGCTTCCTCTAATGCTCATCGCAATGTTATGCCTAACTACCTAATTCAATGGGAAATGATACGTTGGGCTAAGTCACTAGGATGCACCCTGTATGATTTTCGAGGGGTGCCCGGGCATTTGACGGAAGAGAATCCCCTTTATGGCCTTTATCGCTTTAAGAAGGGGTTTAATGGCGAGTATACAGAATTCATCGGAGAATGGGATTTGGTGTACAGGCCTATTACGTATTTCCTCTGGAATCATTTGGAACCGCTTTATTCCGATGTTTTAAAGGGAGTAATCGCTAAATTACGGCGAGTGCGGAGGAGATGA